Proteins from a single region of Engystomops pustulosus chromosome 5, aEngPut4.maternal, whole genome shotgun sequence:
- the LOC140133998 gene encoding uncharacterized protein: MSQSQASSIKTRSRASSSKASTTSNAAAIARAKAEAARTRATFAEQEMQLKLQQASLEAERARQQASLEAERARQQASLEAERARQQASLEAERARQQASLEAERAQEQASLDLERARLEATLEKLTIEREAAAAMAEAEILEAAAFSHSEPSRHSSMPDLEQEPQDTLERTSEYVLQHPVCNPQTTHETKVTNCESSPRHHILCQEADLRPQFCKQENATAQVNFLAYQRTQASSQRPGSYYTPRQCGTVKPKEETSDRYGYTPHSHQGNHLPTCLSTNQATIDFAKFFARRELVTKGLVKFNDRPENYRAWRSSFQSLIRDLDLSSREELDLLVKWLGDESSEHAKRIRAININYPETGLKMIMCEAHYLLGGCVRHITYWGAV, from the coding sequence ATGTCACAAAGCCAAGCGTCTTCTATCAAGACAAGATCACGGGCCAGTTCCTCAAAAGCATCTACCACGAGCAATGCAGCCGCCATCGCCCGCGCAAAAGCGGAAGCAGCGAGGACACGGGCTACCTTTGCTGAACAAGAGATGCAGTTGAAGTtacaacaagcctccttagaagcagagagggcacgacaacaagcctccttagaagcagagagggcacgacaacaagcctccttagaagcagagagggcacgacaacaagcctccttagaagcagagagggcacgacaacaggcttccttagaagcagagagggcacaaGAACAGGCTTCTCTAGACTTAGAAAGAGCACGCCTGGAAGCAACACTTGAGAAGCTGACAATTGAGAGGGAAGCAGCAGCTGCCATGGCGGAAGCAGAAATCTTAGAGGCAGCCGCGTTCTCTCACAGCGAGCCCAGCAGACACAGTAGCATGCCTGATCTGGAACAAGAACCCCAGGATACACTAGAACGCACTTCAGAATATGTCCTTCAACATCCTGTGTGTAATCCTCAGACTACACATGAAACAAAGGTTACCAACTGCGAGTCAAGTCCAAGGCATCATATTTTATGTCAAGAAGCGGACCTCAGACCACAGTTCTGCAAGCAAGAGAATGCTACGGCTCAAGTCAACTTCCTTGCCTACCAGAGAACCCAAGCTTCATCCCAGCGTCCAGGAAGTTACTACACTCCCAGACAGTGTGGCACTGTGAAACCTAAAGAAGAGACTTCTGACAGGTATGGCTACACACCACACTCTCACCAAGGCAACCATTTGCCAACCTGTCTCAGCACAAACCAAGCCACAATAGACTTTGCTAAGTTCTTTGCTCGACGTGAGCTTGTCACCAAAGGACTTGTAAAGTTCAATGATCGCCCTGAGAACTATAGGGCTTGGCGATCCTCATTCCAGAGTCTTATAAGAGACTTAGACTTGTCTTCTAGGGAAGAGCTAGATCTACTGGTGAAATGGCTTGGAGATGAATCTTCTGAGCATGCCAAGAGGATCAGAGCCATTAACATAAACTATCCAGAAACAGGCTTAAAGATGAtaatgtgtgaggcacattacttacttggtggctgtgtgaggcacattacttactggggggctgtgtga